One window from the genome of Rhodococcus sp. ABRD24 encodes:
- a CDS encoding TetR/AcrR family transcriptional regulator, with the protein MPKVSEDHLAARRSQILDGARQCFAQYGYDGATVRRLEETTGLSRGAIFHHFKDKDGLFLALAHEDATRMADVVAEGGLVQVMRDMLASPEQFDWLGTRLEIARRLRTDPEFAQDWTQRSAELTEATVRRLERQKSAGRLRDDLPTDVLLDYLDLVLDGLIARIASGHGGENLSAVLDLVEESVRRRD; encoded by the coding sequence TTGCCCAAGGTCAGTGAAGACCATCTCGCGGCGCGGCGGAGCCAGATTCTCGATGGCGCCCGCCAGTGCTTCGCGCAGTACGGCTACGACGGCGCCACCGTGCGCCGCCTCGAGGAGACCACCGGGCTCTCGCGTGGTGCGATCTTCCACCACTTCAAGGACAAGGACGGCCTGTTCCTGGCCCTCGCCCACGAGGACGCCACCCGCATGGCCGACGTGGTCGCCGAGGGCGGCCTGGTACAGGTGATGCGGGACATGCTCGCCTCCCCCGAACAGTTCGACTGGCTGGGCACCCGGCTCGAGATCGCGCGGCGGCTGCGAACGGACCCCGAGTTCGCGCAGGACTGGACCCAGCGCAGTGCCGAACTGACCGAGGCCACCGTGCGTCGACTGGAGCGGCAGAAGTCCGCCGGGCGGCTGCGCGACGACCTGCCCACCGACGTCCTGCTCGACTATCTCGACCTCGTCCTCGACGGTCTCATCGCCCGGATCGCATCCGGGCACGGCGGCGAAAACCTCTCGGCCGTACTCGATCTCGTCGAGGAATCGGTGCGACGCCGGGACTGA
- a CDS encoding lycopene cyclase family protein, whose translation MDHGRNCAGGRRAAGHRWPLIATPAADLAVVGLGPAGRALAHRAAAAGLRTVGVDPRPDRPWAPTYAAWVDELPSWLSPGVLRTRVAQPRVWATQPRTLDREYGVLDNPALHRTLDLSAVQTVTGTAAALGRGVVTLRDGTEIRAARVIDARGLRADPALAEQTAYGVVLPSAVAAPAMGGAECWFMDWRRDNGTSPGDPPSFLYAVPLGGDSVLLEETCLVGRPGLPLDTLRRRLDVRLRNRGVEVAADADFNVERVRFPVEAPRLRTAVMTFGARAGLIHPGTGYSVAASLRAVDDVVTALTVGADPAKALWPYPTRAVRSLREIGLRALLHLNPAFTAEFFDRFFALPTHRQRAYLSGREHPAATAATMWELFRTAPMPIRRTLAAASVRRS comes from the coding sequence GTGGATCACGGGAGAAACTGTGCGGGTGGACGGCGGGCTGCTGGCCACCGGTGGCCTCTGATCGCCACTCCCGCCGCTGACCTGGCCGTGGTCGGGCTCGGTCCCGCCGGCCGCGCGCTCGCACACCGGGCCGCAGCCGCTGGCCTGCGCACCGTGGGAGTCGATCCGCGGCCCGATCGCCCGTGGGCACCGACATATGCCGCGTGGGTCGACGAGCTGCCGTCGTGGCTGAGTCCCGGCGTCCTGCGCACCCGGGTCGCCCAACCGCGCGTGTGGGCCACCCAGCCACGGACACTCGACCGCGAATACGGCGTGCTCGACAACCCGGCCCTGCACCGAACGCTCGATCTCTCAGCCGTACAGACGGTGACCGGGACCGCCGCCGCTCTGGGTCGCGGCGTCGTCACATTGCGCGACGGCACCGAGATCCGTGCGGCGCGGGTGATCGACGCCCGCGGACTGCGCGCCGACCCGGCGCTCGCCGAGCAGACGGCATACGGGGTGGTCCTTCCGAGCGCGGTGGCCGCGCCCGCGATGGGCGGGGCCGAATGCTGGTTCATGGACTGGCGCCGCGACAACGGCACAAGTCCAGGCGATCCGCCGTCCTTCCTGTACGCGGTCCCCCTCGGGGGCGACAGCGTCCTGCTCGAGGAGACGTGCCTCGTCGGCCGCCCCGGCCTGCCACTCGACACGCTCCGCCGACGGCTCGATGTTCGCCTGCGTAACCGTGGTGTCGAGGTTGCCGCCGACGCCGACTTCAACGTCGAACGGGTCCGGTTCCCCGTTGAAGCGCCGCGGCTCAGAACGGCGGTGATGACCTTCGGCGCCCGAGCCGGGCTGATCCATCCGGGTACCGGCTACAGTGTCGCGGCGTCACTGCGCGCGGTCGACGACGTCGTCACCGCACTGACAGTCGGCGCAGACCCGGCAAAGGCTCTGTGGCCGTATCCAACCCGAGCGGTCCGATCGCTGCGCGAAATCGGGCTCCGGGCATTGCTGCACCTGAATCCCGCCTTCACCGCAGAGTTCTTCGACAGGTTCTTCGCCCTCCCGACCCACCGCCAGCGGGCCTACCTGTCCGGGCGCGAGCACCCCGCCGCTACGGCCGCAACGATGTGGGAACTGTTCCGCACGGCGCCGATGCCGATCCGCCGGACGCTGGCGGCTGCCAGCGTCCGGCGTTCGTGA
- a CDS encoding ABC-F family ATP-binding cassette domain-containing protein, protein MITATDLEVRAGVRTLLTAPGSALRVQAGDRIGLVGRNGAGKTTTLRILAGEGEPYAGAVVRSGDLGYLPQDPKEGNLDVLAKDRVLSARGLDEIMRSMEKQQTIMAEAVDDAVRDKAVRKYGSLEDRFSALGGYVAESEAARICNSLGLADRILEQPLRTLSGGQRRRVELARILFAASDGSGGKSNTTLLLDEPTNHLDADSITWLRGFLQNHDGGLIVISHDVDLLDDVVNRVWFLDAVRGEADIYNMGWKKYLDARATDEQRRRRERANAEKKAGALRVQAAKLGAKATKATAAQNMAKRADKMMAALDEVRVDDKVAHIRFPEPAACGKTPLMAENLTKMYGSLEIFAGVDLAIDRGSRVVVLGLNGAGKTTLLRILAGTETPNAGELVPGHGLKIGYFAQEHDTLDDDATVWENIRHAAPDTGEQELRSLLGAFMFTGPQLEQPAGTLSGGEKTRLALAGLVSSAANVLLLDEPTNNLDPISREQVLDALRSYKGAVVLVTHDPGAAEALNPERVILLPDGTEDHWSQEYLELIQLA, encoded by the coding sequence TTGATAACCGCCACCGACCTCGAAGTCCGCGCCGGTGTGCGGACGCTGCTGACTGCGCCGGGGTCGGCGTTGCGGGTGCAGGCCGGAGACCGGATCGGGCTGGTCGGTCGTAACGGCGCCGGCAAGACCACGACCCTGCGCATCCTCGCCGGTGAGGGTGAGCCCTATGCGGGCGCGGTGGTCCGCAGCGGTGATCTGGGCTATCTGCCGCAGGACCCCAAGGAGGGCAACCTCGACGTCCTCGCGAAGGATCGTGTCCTGTCCGCTCGCGGCCTCGACGAGATCATGCGCAGCATGGAGAAGCAGCAGACCATCATGGCCGAGGCCGTCGACGACGCGGTTCGAGACAAGGCCGTGCGCAAGTACGGCTCGCTCGAGGACCGGTTCTCCGCGCTCGGTGGCTACGTGGCCGAGTCCGAGGCCGCGCGTATCTGCAACAGCCTCGGGCTGGCGGATCGCATCCTCGAGCAGCCGCTGCGCACCCTCTCGGGTGGTCAGCGTCGCCGTGTCGAGCTGGCGCGCATCCTGTTCGCGGCGTCGGACGGCTCCGGTGGCAAGTCCAACACGACGCTGCTGCTCGACGAGCCCACCAACCACCTCGACGCCGACTCCATCACGTGGCTGCGCGGGTTCCTGCAGAACCACGACGGTGGCCTGATCGTGATCAGCCACGACGTGGATCTGCTCGATGACGTCGTGAACCGGGTGTGGTTTCTCGACGCGGTCCGCGGCGAGGCCGACATTTACAACATGGGCTGGAAGAAGTACCTCGACGCCCGCGCCACCGACGAGCAGCGTCGGCGTCGCGAGCGTGCCAACGCGGAGAAGAAGGCCGGCGCGCTGCGTGTGCAGGCGGCCAAGCTCGGCGCGAAGGCGACGAAGGCTACGGCCGCGCAGAACATGGCCAAGCGGGCCGACAAGATGATGGCCGCGCTCGACGAGGTGCGGGTGGACGACAAGGTCGCGCACATTCGTTTCCCGGAGCCGGCCGCCTGCGGCAAGACCCCGCTGATGGCGGAGAACCTCACCAAGATGTACGGCTCCCTGGAGATCTTCGCCGGGGTGGATCTGGCGATCGACCGCGGCAGCCGGGTGGTCGTGCTCGGGCTCAACGGTGCCGGAAAGACGACGCTGCTGCGCATTCTGGCCGGCACCGAAACACCCAACGCGGGCGAGCTGGTCCCCGGCCACGGTTTGAAGATCGGGTACTTCGCGCAGGAGCACGACACCCTCGACGACGATGCCACCGTGTGGGAGAACATTCGGCATGCCGCGCCGGACACGGGGGAGCAGGAACTGCGTTCGCTGCTCGGCGCATTCATGTTCACCGGCCCGCAGCTCGAGCAGCCGGCCGGCACGTTGTCCGGTGGTGAGAAGACACGTCTGGCGCTGGCCGGGCTGGTGTCCTCGGCGGCAAACGTGCTGCTGCTCGACGAGCCGACCAACAACCTCGACCCGATCTCGCGTGAGCAGGTGCTCGACGCGCTACGCAGCTACAAGGGTGCCGTCGTCCTCGTCACGCACGACCCCGGTGCCGCGGAGGCCCTCAACCCCGAGCGCGTCATTCTGCTGCCCGATGGAACCGAGGATCACTGGTCGCAGGAGTACCTCGAGCTCATCCAGCTTGCTTAG
- a CDS encoding SDR family oxidoreductase gives MTVVNDLQGRSALVTGASRGIGKAIAAEFLARGANIVITARKPEPLEEAATELRALGHGGKVIAIAGNSGDAAARTEAVTRTVTELGSLDILINNTGINPVYGPLMDADLDAVRKIFDVNVVAALGYVQEAYRAWMGEHGGAVVNLASVAGIRSTGVIAAYGASKAALIRLTEELAWQLGPKIRVNAVAPGVVKTKFAAALVAAGEDQAASVYPMKRLGTPEDVAGLVGFLVSDAAAWITGETVRVDGGLLATGGL, from the coding sequence ATGACCGTTGTCAACGACCTGCAGGGGCGCAGCGCGCTCGTCACCGGAGCCAGCCGCGGAATCGGCAAGGCCATCGCCGCCGAGTTCCTCGCGCGCGGCGCGAACATCGTCATCACCGCGCGCAAGCCGGAGCCGCTCGAGGAGGCCGCGACCGAACTGCGGGCTCTCGGGCACGGCGGCAAGGTGATCGCGATCGCCGGCAACTCCGGCGACGCCGCTGCCCGGACCGAAGCGGTGACGCGCACCGTCACCGAGCTCGGTTCGCTCGACATCCTGATCAACAACACCGGCATCAACCCCGTCTACGGCCCGCTGATGGACGCCGACCTCGATGCGGTCCGCAAGATCTTCGACGTCAACGTCGTTGCCGCCCTCGGCTACGTCCAGGAGGCGTACCGGGCCTGGATGGGCGAGCACGGCGGCGCGGTGGTCAACCTTGCCAGCGTCGCCGGGATCCGGTCGACCGGCGTGATCGCCGCCTACGGCGCGTCGAAGGCCGCGCTCATCCGGCTCACCGAGGAACTCGCCTGGCAGCTGGGCCCGAAGATCCGGGTGAACGCCGTCGCGCCGGGCGTCGTGAAGACCAAGTTCGCCGCCGCCCTGGTCGCTGCAGGTGAGGATCAGGCGGCGTCGGTGTATCCGATGAAGCGCCTCGGCACCCCGGAGGACGTCGCCGGGCTGGTCGGCTTCCTCGTCTCGGATGCGGCCGCGTGGATCACGGGAGAAACTGTGCGGGTGGACGGCGGGCTGCTGGCCACCGGTGGCCTCTGA
- the acnA gene encoding aconitate hydratase AcnA, translating to MTTSIDSFGAKGTLEVGDNSYEIFRLASVPGTEKLPYALKVLAENLLRTEDGANITADHIRAIANWDPSAQPSVEIQFTPARVIMQDFTGVPCVVDLATMREAVTTLGGDPNKVNPLSPADMVIDHSVILDVFGRADALERNVDLEYQRNGERYQFLRWGQGAFDDFKVVPPGMGIVHQVNIEYLAPTVMVRNGQAYPDTCVGTDSHTTMVNGLGVLGWGVGGIEAEAAMLGQPVSMLIPRVVGFKLSGEIKPGVTATDVVLTVTEMLRKHGVVGKFVEFYGAGVAEVPLANRATLGNMSPEFGSTAAIFPIDGETINYLRLTGRSEEQLALVEAYAKEQGMWHDADHEPVYSEYLELDLSTVVPSIAGPKRPQDRILLSESKDAFRRDIVTYVTNGAEAAHSALDEAVEESFPASDPASTAGVSDVAAVVPSAANGSHGRPSKPVKVTTDRGEFVLDHGAVAVAGITSCTNTSNPSVMLGAALLARNAVEKGLETKPWVKTNMAPGSQVVSDYYEKAGLWPYLEKLGFYLGGYGCTTCIGNTGPLPEEISKAINEHDLSVTAVLSGNRNFEGRISPDVKMNYLASPPLVIAYALAGTMDFDFEVDALGQDQDGNDVFLKDIWPSAQEIDDTIKSAISQDMFRKSYATVFAGDERWQNLATPEGDTFAWDEKSTYVRKAPYFDGMTMDPAPVTDIAGARVLALLGDSVTTDHISPAGPIKPGTPAAQYLDANGVERKDYNSLGSRRGNHEVMIRGTFANIRLRNQLLEDVSGGYTRDFTLEGGPQSFIYDASQNYQKAGIPLVVLGGKEYGSGSSRDWAAKGTSLLGVKAVIVESFERIHRSNLIGMGVVPLQFPAGESAASLGLDGTEVFDISGIAKLNEGVTPATVKVTATKTDGSKVEFDAVVRIDTPGEADYYRNGGILQYVLRNMIRG from the coding sequence GTGACCACCAGTATTGATTCGTTCGGCGCCAAGGGAACGCTCGAGGTCGGAGACAACTCGTACGAGATCTTCCGCCTCGCTTCCGTCCCCGGCACCGAGAAGCTGCCGTATGCACTGAAGGTTCTCGCCGAGAACCTGCTGCGCACCGAGGACGGCGCCAACATCACCGCCGATCACATTCGCGCCATCGCGAATTGGGACCCCTCGGCCCAGCCGAGTGTCGAGATCCAGTTCACGCCCGCGCGCGTGATCATGCAGGACTTCACCGGCGTGCCGTGTGTCGTCGACCTCGCCACGATGCGTGAGGCCGTCACCACCCTCGGCGGTGACCCGAACAAGGTCAACCCGCTCTCCCCCGCAGACATGGTCATCGACCACTCGGTCATCCTGGACGTGTTCGGCCGCGCCGACGCCCTCGAGCGGAACGTGGATCTCGAGTACCAGCGCAACGGCGAGCGCTACCAGTTCCTGCGCTGGGGCCAGGGCGCGTTCGACGATTTCAAGGTCGTCCCCCCGGGCATGGGCATTGTGCACCAGGTCAACATCGAGTACCTGGCGCCCACCGTCATGGTCCGTAACGGACAGGCCTACCCCGACACCTGCGTCGGCACCGACTCGCACACCACGATGGTCAACGGCCTCGGTGTGCTCGGCTGGGGCGTCGGCGGCATCGAGGCCGAGGCAGCAATGCTCGGCCAGCCCGTCTCCATGCTGATCCCCCGTGTCGTCGGCTTCAAGCTCTCCGGTGAGATCAAGCCCGGCGTCACCGCAACCGACGTCGTGCTCACCGTCACCGAGATGCTGCGCAAGCACGGCGTCGTCGGCAAGTTCGTCGAGTTCTACGGCGCGGGTGTCGCCGAGGTTCCGCTGGCCAACCGCGCGACCCTGGGCAACATGAGCCCCGAGTTCGGTTCCACCGCAGCGATCTTCCCGATCGACGGCGAGACCATCAACTACCTGCGTCTGACCGGACGCTCCGAGGAGCAGCTCGCGCTCGTCGAGGCGTACGCCAAGGAGCAGGGCATGTGGCACGACGCGGACCACGAGCCTGTGTACTCCGAGTACCTCGAGTTGGACCTGTCGACGGTCGTGCCCTCGATCGCCGGCCCGAAGCGCCCGCAGGACCGCATCCTGCTGTCGGAGTCGAAGGACGCGTTCCGTCGCGACATCGTCACCTACGTCACCAACGGCGCCGAGGCTGCCCACTCCGCACTGGACGAGGCAGTCGAGGAGTCGTTCCCGGCGTCCGACCCGGCCTCGACGGCCGGCGTCTCCGACGTCGCCGCGGTGGTTCCGTCGGCCGCCAACGGTTCGCACGGACGTCCGAGCAAGCCGGTGAAGGTCACCACCGATCGTGGCGAGTTCGTTCTCGACCACGGCGCGGTTGCGGTTGCAGGCATCACGTCCTGCACCAACACCTCGAACCCGTCGGTCATGCTCGGCGCCGCACTGCTCGCCCGCAATGCGGTCGAGAAGGGCCTCGAGACCAAGCCGTGGGTCAAGACCAACATGGCGCCCGGTTCGCAGGTCGTCTCCGACTACTACGAGAAGGCCGGCCTGTGGCCGTACCTCGAGAAGCTCGGCTTCTACCTCGGCGGCTACGGCTGCACCACGTGCATCGGTAACACCGGTCCGCTGCCGGAGGAGATCTCCAAGGCGATCAACGAGCACGATCTGTCCGTCACCGCGGTGCTCTCCGGCAACCGCAACTTCGAGGGTCGTATCTCCCCCGACGTCAAGATGAACTACCTGGCGTCCCCGCCGCTCGTCATCGCGTACGCGCTGGCCGGCACCATGGACTTCGACTTCGAGGTCGACGCCCTGGGCCAGGACCAGGACGGCAACGACGTCTTCCTCAAGGACATCTGGCCTTCGGCCCAGGAGATCGACGACACGATCAAGTCGGCGATCAGCCAGGACATGTTCCGCAAGTCCTACGCGACGGTCTTCGCGGGCGACGAGCGCTGGCAGAACCTGGCCACCCCGGAGGGCGACACCTTCGCATGGGACGAGAAGTCGACCTACGTCCGCAAGGCGCCGTACTTCGACGGCATGACGATGGATCCGGCTCCGGTCACCGATATCGCGGGCGCGCGTGTGCTCGCCCTGCTCGGCGACTCGGTCACCACGGACCACATCAGCCCGGCCGGCCCGATCAAGCCCGGCACCCCGGCCGCGCAGTACCTGGACGCCAACGGTGTCGAGCGCAAGGACTACAACTCCCTGGGTTCGCGTCGCGGTAACCACGAGGTGATGATCCGCGGCACGTTCGCGAACATCCGTCTGCGCAACCAGCTCCTCGAGGACGTCTCGGGCGGCTACACTCGCGACTTCACCCTCGAGGGTGGCCCGCAGTCGTTCATCTACGACGCGTCGCAGAACTACCAGAAGGCCGGCATCCCGCTGGTCGTGCTGGGCGGCAAAGAATACGGGTCCGGCTCCTCTCGTGACTGGGCCGCCAAGGGCACCAGCCTGCTCGGCGTCAAGGCCGTCATCGTCGAGTCCTTCGAGCGCATCCACCGCTCGAACCTCATCGGCATGGGCGTTGTCCCGTTGCAGTTCCCCGCTGGAGAATCGGCGGCCTCGCTGGGCCTGGACGGCACCGAGGTGTTCGACATCTCCGGTATCGCGAAGCTGAACGAGGGCGTCACCCCGGCGACGGTCAAGGTCACCGCGACCAAGACCGACGGCAGCAAGGTGGAGTTCGACGCGGTCGTCCGCATCGACACCCCCGGCGAGGCGGACTACTACCGCAACGGCGGCATCCTGCAGTACGTGCTGCGCAACATGATCCGGGGCTAG
- a CDS encoding helix-turn-helix domain-containing protein has protein sequence MAESTGISRGARITGESRDKLRDELKAQYEAGASIRTLANQTGRSYGFIHNVLVEADVTLRRRGGPNRRKRTG, from the coding sequence ATGGCGGAGAGCACGGGAATCTCGCGGGGGGCCCGCATCACCGGGGAATCGCGTGACAAGCTCCGCGACGAACTGAAAGCCCAGTACGAGGCCGGCGCGAGCATTCGAACCCTCGCAAATCAGACCGGCCGCTCGTATGGATTCATCCACAACGTGCTCGTCGAGGCGGACGTGACATTGCGCAGACGTGGCGGACCGAACCGGCGCAAACGGACGGGCTGA